The following proteins come from a genomic window of Pseudomonas cichorii:
- the dctA gene encoding C4-dicarboxylate transporter DctA: MEISKSRWYSQLYVQVLIGIVIGAAIGYFVPDIGAKLQPFADGFIKLIKMLLAPIIFGTVVVGIAKMGSIKEVGRIGVKALIYFEILSTIALVLGLVVVNIVKPGVGMNINANALDGSAISKYSQAASEQGGTIEFFLNIIPHTFLGAFSNGVMLQVILLSVLMGVALVQMGETSKPLINTIDLFLQGLFRIVAMVMRLAPLGAGAGMAFTIGKYGIGTLLSLGQLLVALYITTLIFIVVILGAVARWSGMPLMQFLRYFKDEILITLGTCSTEAVLPRMMVKLEKLGCKKSVVGMVLPTGYTFNADGTCIYLTMAAIFIAQATNTPLTFMDQMILLGVFLLTSKGSAGVAGAGFVTLAATLTTIHSIPLVGLVLLLGIDRFLNEARAVTNLIGNGIGTLAIAKWDNSFDIEACEREIAAMKDEKAARKALLTQK; the protein is encoded by the coding sequence GTGGAAATTTCCAAGTCCCGCTGGTACAGCCAGCTGTATGTGCAGGTGCTGATCGGCATCGTGATCGGTGCCGCAATCGGTTACTTCGTGCCCGATATCGGAGCCAAGCTCCAACCCTTCGCCGATGGTTTCATCAAGCTGATCAAGATGCTGTTGGCGCCCATCATTTTCGGTACGGTCGTCGTGGGTATCGCAAAGATGGGCAGCATCAAGGAAGTCGGACGCATTGGCGTGAAAGCTCTGATCTACTTCGAGATTCTTTCGACCATTGCCCTTGTTCTCGGCCTTGTTGTAGTCAACATCGTGAAACCTGGCGTCGGAATGAACATCAACGCCAACGCGCTGGATGGAAGTGCGATCAGCAAGTACAGCCAGGCGGCAAGCGAGCAAGGCGGCACCATTGAGTTCTTCCTCAACATCATCCCCCATACCTTCCTGGGCGCATTCTCCAACGGGGTCATGCTTCAGGTCATTCTGCTCTCGGTCCTGATGGGGGTAGCTTTGGTTCAAATGGGCGAAACCAGCAAGCCGCTGATCAACACCATTGATCTGTTCCTGCAAGGCCTGTTCAGGATCGTTGCAATGGTCATGCGCCTGGCTCCGCTCGGTGCCGGTGCCGGCATGGCGTTCACCATTGGCAAGTACGGGATTGGTACCCTGCTTTCACTGGGCCAGTTGCTGGTCGCGCTCTACATCACGACCCTGATTTTCATCGTGGTCATACTGGGTGCGGTTGCACGGTGGTCGGGCATGCCCCTCATGCAGTTTCTGCGTTATTTCAAGGATGAAATCCTCATCACCCTCGGAACCTGCTCCACTGAAGCCGTGCTGCCGCGAATGATGGTGAAACTTGAAAAGCTCGGCTGCAAGAAATCCGTGGTGGGGATGGTGCTGCCAACGGGGTACACCTTCAATGCCGACGGCACCTGCATCTATCTCACCATGGCCGCCATCTTCATCGCCCAGGCGACCAACACGCCCCTGACCTTCATGGATCAGATGATTCTGCTGGGGGTATTCCTGCTGACCTCAAAAGGCTCGGCCGGCGTGGCGGGTGCGGGCTTCGTGACACTGGCGGCAACGCTCACCACCATCCACTCCATTCCTCTGGTAGGCCTGGTCTTGCTCCTGGGCATTGACCGGTTCCTCAACGAAGCCCGAGCCGTGACCAACCTGATCGGCAATGGCATCGGCACCCTCGCCATTGCCAAGTGGGACAACTCGTTCGACATCGAGGCCTGCGAACGTGAAATCGCCGCCATGAAGGATGAAAAGGCAGCCAGAAAGGCATTACTGACGCAAAAGTAA
- a CDS encoding TetR/AcrR family transcriptional regulator, producing MSDELVMRSDARKNRERILEVAVVELTLDPAVALSAIAKKAGVGQGTFYRHFATRESLVFEVYQFEMQQVAALAEQLLATKKPEEALREWMGCLAEYAMTKAGLATAIRQAASAYEFPGKSGYAPIQSAAELLLKANEKAGTIRCGVTNDDFFLAIAGIWQIDSQSEWRPRLARLMNLVMDGLCAGSPQSLKKDDA from the coding sequence CGGAAAAACCGGGAGCGGATCCTGGAGGTCGCGGTGGTCGAGCTGACACTCGATCCTGCAGTTGCGCTGAGCGCGATTGCGAAAAAGGCCGGGGTAGGGCAGGGCACGTTCTATCGTCATTTCGCGACCAGGGAGAGCCTGGTATTCGAGGTCTATCAATTCGAAATGCAGCAGGTGGCCGCGTTGGCAGAACAGCTGCTCGCGACAAAAAAACCTGAGGAGGCCCTGCGGGAATGGATGGGCTGCCTCGCTGAATACGCAATGACAAAGGCCGGGCTTGCGACCGCGATACGACAGGCCGCCTCTGCATATGAATTTCCGGGGAAGTCGGGGTACGCGCCAATCCAGTCAGCAGCCGAATTGCTTTTGAAGGCGAATGAAAAGGCCGGAACGATTCGTTGCGGGGTGACCAATGACGACTTCTTCCTGGCCATTGCCGGCATATGGCAGATAGATTCCCAGAGCGAATGGCGCCCACGCCTGGCCAGATTGATGAATCTGGTGATGGATGGTCTATGCGCCGGCAGCCCTCAAAGCCTGAAAAAGGACGATGCGTAG